In one Arenibacter antarcticus genomic region, the following are encoded:
- a CDS encoding DUF6448 family protein, with amino-acid sequence MKTQESKATVTNPLKIGENFKPNMRSLFLVFAFVLASISGYAHCDSYDGPVIKDALKALDQNNVQLVLKWIEPQQEKDIIPLFNKTYRLKNEDKQVYAIVEKHFLETLVRLHRETEGAAFTGLKPAGSTTPLVTMADNSIANNDVEDVVKTVSNHLEQVLRERYATVSELSKTKDKSVEKGREYVHSYVQYTHTLEALEHILHGDISH; translated from the coding sequence ATGAAAACTCAAGAAAGTAAAGCAACCGTTACGAATCCTTTGAAAATAGGAGAAAACTTTAAACCCAACATGCGTTCCCTCTTTTTGGTATTCGCATTTGTGTTGGCCAGTATTTCTGGATACGCACATTGCGACTCCTATGATGGTCCCGTTATTAAAGACGCCTTAAAAGCATTGGATCAAAATAATGTTCAGCTGGTTTTAAAGTGGATAGAACCACAGCAAGAAAAGGATATCATCCCCTTGTTCAATAAAACCTACCGTTTAAAAAACGAAGACAAACAAGTATATGCTATTGTTGAAAAGCATTTCTTGGAAACGCTCGTAAGATTACACCGAGAGACCGAAGGTGCAGCATTTACAGGCTTAAAGCCAGCAGGATCAACAACTCCATTGGTAACGATGGCAGATAATTCAATTGCAAATAATGATGTAGAGGATGTAGTTAAAACCGTATCCAACCATTTGGAACAAGTACTAAGGGAGCGATATGCTACTGTATCAGAACTCAGTAAAACGAAAGATAAATCAGTTGAGAAAGGACGTGAGTATGTACATTCTTATGTACAATACACCCATACTTTGGAAGCCTTAGAGCACATATTGCACGGCGATATTTCCCACTAA